The DNA window CTTCGCCGCGCGTCAGAAACGGCGCTTGGCCGAAGGACCCGGTGTTGCGGCGGTAAATTTCAATATCCATCTCGCTGCCGACGGGCACGTCGTGAGTGCAAGGGAAGGAGCAGCCGCCGCGGCTGACGTCGCTTGAGGTCGTGGATTCGGAAAACTCAGCGCCCGCCGCGTTGCGCCCGCGGATGCGGACTTCCAGCGAGACGCCGATGCGGTGCTGCCGCCGCTGATCGTTAATCATCGCTGTGCTCCTGGTCCATCGCTGTGCTCCTGTAAGACGTCGAACATCAATGCCGAACGCCAATGAGGGTATTGTGGCATGATGACGACCCGGTCCGCTCGCTGACGCGCGCGGCACTGTCACAAGTAAACTACTCATCATCACCGGAGTCATCGCCATCGGCGCTGGCGGGCGCGGTCAGGTCGTCTTCACCGGCCTTCTTGTCGGCATCTTCATTGGCCAGATAGTTTTGGACCTTCAGCAATGTGCGGCCCAGCGAGGGCAGGTAGCCGGTCCACTCGCCGCTGGTGGTCGCGTCCTTGGCGATGAGCATTTGCATGCCCTGGAGCTTTGAGTCGAGGTCGTCAATGTAGTGCAGCAGCAGCGCCTCGGGGAACATGGGGAGCTTCGGCGAGCCAAACTCGTACTGGCCGTGGTGGCTGATGATGAGGTGCTCCAGCAGAATCTGCAGCCGCTTCGGGAACTCCGGCAACTGGCGCAGCTTGTCGTGGAGGATTTGAATCTCCAGAATCATGTGCCCCAGCAACTGGCCGTGCGAGGTGTACTGGATGGACCGCGAGTAGGACATCTCGTAAATTTTGCCGAGGTCATGCAGGATGACGCCGCTGACGACCAGGTCGCCATCGAGCGTGGGATAGTTCTGCAACACCAGCCGCGCCAGCCGCGCCAGCGACAGCACATGCTCCAGAAGTCCGCCGAGAAATGCATGGTGCATGGACTTGGCCGCCGGAGCGCGCTTCAGCCGGTCGGCGATTTCTGGGTCGCCCAGGATCAATCCGAATAGATCGCGCAGCGGCTGCCGGTCGAGGCTGGCCACCACCGCCTGCAACTCCTGCCACATCTCTTCGGGGTCGCGCTCGGAGTGCGGGAAAAAATCGGCCACGTCCACATCATTGTCGGGAACTTTTTTGATGCGATGGATGGTGAGTTGGGGCTTGTTGCGGAAGACCTGCACCGCGCCCTTCACCTTCACGAAGTCGTCACGCTCGAACAGCGGTAGCAGTTCGGCGACGTTCTCCCATATCTTGGCTTCCATCTCACCGGACTTGTCGGAGAGGATCAGAGAGAGATAGCCTTCGCCGGTTTTCTTGTAGCGCAGGTCTTTCGTCTGGACCAGGAAGGCCGAGACGATCACGGTGTTGGGCTGGAGGTCGCGGACGTAAAGTTCTTTCATGAATGGTCGACTATTGAGCCGCGGGCGCCGCTGCCGCGGTTACCGGGAGAGCCGCGCCGGAATCGACGTAGCCGCCCTTTACCTGGATGAAGCTTTCCGTCCGTAACTGAGTGAGATACACTCGCAGGGCCGGCTGCACACGCTGCAGGTAGAGCTTCTCGTGGACGCGCGATTCCACTTCGCTCAACTGCGGCTCACCGCCCGAGGAGCGATCGAGCAGCTTCAGGATCATGTATCCGAAGCGCGTTTCGATGATGTCGGAGACGTCGTTCTTCTGGAGTTTGGCGACGACAGCTTCGAGTTCAGGCGACATGGAGCCTTTTTCGATGAAGCCGATCTCGCCGCCTCGGCTGGCCGTGGCATCGTCGGAGTACTCGCGCGCCAGCGCGGCGAAGTCGCCGTCCTTGCCGCGGGCTTTTTCGAGCGACTCTTCGGCGCGCTTGCGCAGCGCGGGCAACTCCTCTTCCTTCTTCTCTTCGGTGGCGACCAAAATCTGCGCCAGCGTTACACCCTCGGGCCGGGTGAACTCGCCCTTGTTGGCTTCAAAGTACGCCTTGATCTCTTCCGGTTTGATCTGCACGCGGCCGCCCACTTCGCGCTGGATCACCCATTGCGTCAGAATGTTGTCGCGCATGTTGGACTTGAAGTCTTCATAAACCATGCCCTGCTTGGTGACGGCCTCTTCGAGCGCCTCCATGCTTTCCAGCTTCATGTTCTGGCGGATCTCGTCCAGTCGCTTGATCACATCCGTGTCCGCGTTGAGCGCCAGATCGCTGGCCTTCTGCACCAGCAGTTGATGATCGAGCAACTCGCGCAGCACGTTGGCCGACTGCTCCTTGTAACGCGCCTCCAGATCGAGGCCCGTGGCGCCGGATTGCTGCAACTCGCCGCGCAGACTGTCCAGGCTGCGGCGGTACTCGGAGAGCACGATCACGCGGTCGTTCACCTGCGCGATGATTTCTTCAATCACCTCAGCGCGGGTTACGCCCGCAATGCCGAAGGCAATCAGCATCGCCAGCGCGACGAAAGAAATTTTTCGGATAAGGGAATAACTATTAGTTTTCATGGCAAATTCAGTATAGTTGACCCTCCATCGTCCCGCAATCACTTTTAGGTTAAGGTAATGGCCCGTTGGGGTGCCTCCGCGTACCTCTGTGTCCTCTGTGGTTCCAATTCTCTCAACCACATAGGACACAGAGGTACGCAGAGGCTCGGACTTAAGGACGCTACCAGGCTCACCTTTCGGGGTAGTCAGGTATAATTTTTGCTATGCCACCTCCAATAAATGAAAAGCTCTTAACCCACAATGAAGCGCGCGTGCTGGGCTGCCTGATCGAGAAGGAAGCCACCACGCCGGACAACTATCCGCTCTCGCTCAACGCGCTGACCAATGCGTGCAATCAGAAATCAAACCGCGATCCGGTGATAGAGTTGGACGAGCAGGCCGTGCGCGACGCCCTGCGCGGGTTGAGCGACTTGCGGATGGCCGGCAGCACCAGCTCCGCCGACAGCCGCGTCGCGAAGTACGAGCACAGCCTCGGCGAGGCGTTTAATTATCAACGCATGGAGTACGCGCTGATGTGCGTCCTGCTGCTGCGCGGCCCGCAGACGCCCGGCGAGCTGCGCGGCCGCGCCGAGCGGCTGTTCCAGTTCGAGAGTCTTGATCAGGTCCATTGCGGCCTGAATCTGCTGATGCGCCGCGAGCCGTCGCAGGCCAAGGTGCTGCCGCGCCAGCCCGGAACGAAGGAGTCGCGCTACGCGCATCTGCTCTGCGGCGATATCGACGTGTCAGCATGGGAAACCGCCGTGGCGGTGTCCGCCCCTGTTTCCGCCGATGCCGAGCGCATCGTCAAGCTGGAAGAAGAAGTCGCCGCGCTGCGCACCGAAGTGGGCGAGATGCAGCAACAGCTCGCCGACTTCCGCAGCCAGTTCAGCTAGACTGTGGGTGGCACGTCTGGGTCCAGTCGAAACGTGGAGGTGGCTATGCCGAACAAGCTCATCAAGACTGCCGGGGCGGCAGGCGCGTTCCTGTTGATCTCTGTCGCCACCGCAGCAGCGCAGACGCCGCCCGAGGTCTTCCACTTGCAGGAAGCCACCATTGACCAGATTCACGCCGCGTTCAAGGCCAGGCGCATCACCTGCCGCGAACTCGTCGGCCATTACCTGAAGCGCATTGAAGCCTACGATCAGGCGGGGCCGAAGCTGAACGCGTTGCAAACCGTCAACCGCCGCGCTCTGGATGAAGCCGACCGGCTTGACGCAGCCTATCGCGCCGGCGGTTCAGTTGGCCCGCTGCACTGTATTCCGGTGTTGGTTAAGGATCAGGTGGAGACCAGCGATATGCCCACCACCTATGGCTCCGTGCTCTTCAAGGATTTCGTTCCCCAGCGCGATGCGACCGTGGTGAAGAAGCTGCGCGCGGCCGGTGCGCTGATCATGGGTAAGACCAATATGGGCGAATTCGCTTCCGGCTACGTGGGTTCTGGTTTTGGCATTGCGCGCAACGCCTATGATCCCTCGCGCAGCCCGAGCAGTTCTTCCAGCGGCAGCGGATCGGGCGTGGCTGCCAACTTCGCCGTTGTGGCGATCGGCGAGGACACCGGTGGGTCCATTCGTGGACCGGCCGCTTATGGGAGCGCCGTGGGGCTGCGTCCCAGTGTGCCGCTGGTAAGCCGTTTCGGCATGATGCCCGCCACTCCGACGCAGGACACGCTCGGGCCGATTGCTCGTACGGTCCGTGATGCCGCGCTGCTGC is part of the Acidobacteriota bacterium genome and encodes:
- a CDS encoding HD domain-containing protein, producing the protein MKELYVRDLQPNTVIVSAFLVQTKDLRYKKTGEGYLSLILSDKSGEMEAKIWENVAELLPLFERDDFVKVKGAVQVFRNKPQLTIHRIKKVPDNDVDVADFFPHSERDPEEMWQELQAVVASLDRQPLRDLFGLILGDPEIADRLKRAPAAKSMHHAFLGGLLEHVLSLARLARLVLQNYPTLDGDLVVSGVILHDLGKIYEMSYSRSIQYTSHGQLLGHMILEIQILHDKLRQLPEFPKRLQILLEHLIISHHGQYEFGSPKLPMFPEALLLHYIDDLDSKLQGMQMLIAKDATTSGEWTGYLPSLGRTLLKVQNYLANEDADKKAGEDDLTAPASADGDDSGDDE
- a CDS encoding PilZ domain-containing protein, coding for MAMTPVMMSSLLVTVPRASASGPGRHHATIPSLAFGIDVRRLTGAQRWTRSTAMINDQRRQHRIGVSLEVRIRGRNAAGAEFSESTTSSDVSRGGCSFPCTHDVPVGSEMDIEIYRRNTGSFGQAPFLTRGEVMRQYTTEDGAKMIGIRFIGPQFPTYSSEDA
- a CDS encoding DUF480 domain-containing protein, which produces MPPPINEKLLTHNEARVLGCLIEKEATTPDNYPLSLNALTNACNQKSNRDPVIELDEQAVRDALRGLSDLRMAGSTSSADSRVAKYEHSLGEAFNYQRMEYALMCVLLLRGPQTPGELRGRAERLFQFESLDQVHCGLNLLMRREPSQAKVLPRQPGTKESRYAHLLCGDIDVSAWETAVAVSAPVSADAERIVKLEEEVAALRTEVGEMQQQLADFRSQFS